A section of the Leminorella richardii genome encodes:
- the corA gene encoding magnesium/cobalt transporter CorA, whose translation MLSAFQLTDCRLSRLELDEGDKLASSVWVDLVEPEDEERERVHDELGQSLATRPELDDIEASARFFEDEDGLHIHSFFYYEDAEDRGGNATVAFTIRDGRLFTLRERDLPAFRLYRMRARNRAMIDGNAYELLLDLFETKIEQLADEIENIYSDLEALSRVIMEGHPGEGYDEALSTLAELEDTGWKVRLCLMDSQRALNFLVRKARLPSNQLDQAREVLRDIESLLPHNESLFQKVNFLMQAAMGFINIEQSRIIKIFSVVSVVFLPPTLVASSYGMNFKFMPELDWSFGYPAAIGLMVAAALAPYLYFKRRNWL comes from the coding sequence ATGCTAAGCGCATTTCAGTTAACCGATTGCCGTTTGTCTCGCCTAGAGCTGGACGAAGGCGATAAATTAGCCTCTTCCGTATGGGTCGATCTGGTTGAACCGGAAGATGAAGAACGGGAACGCGTCCACGACGAGCTTGGTCAGTCACTGGCAACGCGTCCAGAACTGGACGACATCGAAGCGTCGGCGCGTTTTTTTGAAGACGAAGACGGCCTGCACATTCACTCCTTCTTTTATTATGAAGATGCCGAAGATCGCGGCGGTAACGCCACCGTGGCCTTTACTATTCGGGACGGTCGCCTGTTTACCCTGCGCGAGCGGGATCTCCCCGCGTTTCGTCTCTACCGCATGCGCGCCCGCAATCGGGCCATGATTGACGGCAATGCCTACGAGCTGCTGCTGGATCTGTTTGAAACCAAAATCGAACAGCTGGCAGATGAAATTGAAAATATTTACAGCGATCTGGAAGCATTGAGCCGGGTGATTATGGAAGGGCATCCGGGTGAGGGTTATGATGAGGCGCTGTCAACGCTGGCTGAGCTTGAGGATACCGGCTGGAAGGTGCGCCTGTGTTTGATGGATAGCCAGCGGGCGCTGAACTTTCTGGTGCGTAAGGCTCGCTTGCCAAGCAATCAGCTCGATCAGGCGCGGGAAGTGCTGCGAGACATCGAGTCTCTGCTGCCGCACAACGAATCCCTATTCCAGAAGGTGAACTTCTTGATGCAGGCCGCGATGGGCTTTATCAACATTGAGCAAAGCCGGATTATCAAGATCTTCTCGGTTGTTTCTGTAGTGTTCCTGCCGCCAACGCTGGTGGCGTCAAGCTACGGGATGAACTTCAAGTTTATGCCTGAGCTGGACTGGTCCTTTGGCTACCCGGCCGCTATTGGCCTGATGGTCGCGGCCGCTCTGGCTCCCTACCTGTACTTTAAGCGTCGCAACTGGCTTTGA
- the uvrD gene encoding DNA helicase II: MDVSLLLDSLNDKQREAVAAPRTNMLVLAGAGSGKTRVLVHRIAWLLSVERCSPYSIMAVTFTNKAAAEMRHRIEHLIGTSQGGMWIGTFHGLAHRLLRAHHLDANLPQDFQILDSEDQLRLLKRLIRAMNLDEKQWPPRQAMWYINNKKDDGLRPSHVETYGNLTEGTWLRIYQAYQEACDRAGLVDFAELLLRAHELWLHKPQILNHYRERFTNILVDEFQDTNRIQYAWIRMLAGETGKVMIVGDDDQSIYGWRGAQVENIQRFLDDFPGAQTVRLEQNYRSTKNILTAANALIANNDGRLGKELWTDGDAGEPISLYCAFNELDEARFVVSRVKAYQDGGGALNDCAFLYRSNAQSRVLEEALLQASMPYRIYGGMRFFERQEIKDSLAYLRLIANPNDDAAFERVVNTPTRGIGDRSLDVIRHAARDRQVTLWQAAAALLSEKVLAGRAAAAVQRFIELIEALTRETGELPLHVQTDRVIRDSGLRQMYEEEKGEKGQARVENLEELVTATRQFSFQDEDMNLTPLQAFLSHAALEAGEGQADAYQDAVQLMTLHSAKGLEFQQVFIVGMEEGMFPSQMSLDEGGRLEEERRLAYVGVTRAMQKLTLTYAETRRLYGKEVYHRPSRFVGELPQECIEEVRLRASVSRPVSHSRMGTPISQNDSGYRLGQRVSHPKFGEGTIINLEGSGEHARLQIAFQGEGIKWLVASYARLETL, encoded by the coding sequence ATGGACGTTTCCCTCCTGCTCGACAGCTTGAACGACAAACAGCGCGAAGCCGTGGCGGCTCCTCGTACCAACATGCTGGTGCTGGCCGGAGCCGGTAGCGGAAAAACACGAGTGCTGGTGCACCGCATCGCCTGGCTACTGTCCGTTGAGCGCTGCTCTCCCTATTCAATTATGGCGGTAACCTTTACCAACAAGGCTGCCGCAGAGATGCGTCACCGCATTGAGCATCTGATCGGTACCAGTCAGGGGGGCATGTGGATCGGAACGTTTCACGGGTTAGCGCATCGACTGCTGCGTGCTCACCATCTTGACGCCAATTTGCCGCAGGATTTTCAGATCCTCGACAGTGAAGACCAGCTGCGACTGCTCAAGCGCCTTATTCGCGCCATGAATCTTGATGAAAAGCAGTGGCCGCCTCGTCAGGCAATGTGGTACATCAACAATAAAAAAGACGATGGCCTACGGCCTTCTCATGTTGAAACCTACGGTAATCTCACTGAAGGCACTTGGCTGCGTATCTATCAGGCCTATCAGGAGGCATGCGACCGCGCAGGGCTGGTGGATTTCGCCGAGCTGCTTTTACGCGCTCACGAGCTGTGGCTGCACAAGCCGCAGATCCTTAACCACTACCGCGAGCGGTTCACCAACATTCTGGTGGACGAATTTCAGGACACCAACCGCATTCAGTACGCCTGGATCCGCATGCTGGCAGGAGAGACCGGCAAAGTCATGATCGTGGGTGATGACGACCAGTCCATTTACGGCTGGCGCGGCGCTCAGGTAGAGAACATTCAGCGCTTTCTCGACGATTTTCCCGGTGCGCAAACGGTGCGGCTGGAGCAAAACTATCGCTCGACGAAGAATATCCTTACTGCGGCTAACGCCCTGATTGCCAATAACGACGGTCGTCTGGGGAAAGAGCTGTGGACCGACGGGGACGCAGGCGAACCAATTTCACTGTACTGCGCGTTTAACGAGCTGGACGAAGCTCGCTTTGTAGTTAGTCGTGTCAAAGCCTATCAGGACGGTGGCGGAGCGCTGAATGACTGTGCGTTCCTCTACCGCAGCAACGCCCAGTCGCGCGTGCTGGAAGAGGCGCTTCTTCAAGCGTCGATGCCGTACCGTATCTACGGCGGCATGCGATTCTTTGAGCGTCAGGAAATCAAAGACTCACTGGCCTACCTGCGGCTTATTGCTAACCCTAACGATGATGCGGCGTTTGAGCGCGTGGTTAACACGCCGACGCGCGGCATTGGCGATCGCTCGCTTGACGTTATTCGTCATGCAGCCCGGGATCGTCAGGTCACCCTATGGCAGGCCGCTGCCGCGCTGCTTTCCGAAAAGGTGCTGGCTGGCCGAGCCGCTGCTGCCGTACAGCGCTTTATTGAGCTGATTGAAGCGTTAACCCGGGAAACCGGCGAGCTGCCGCTGCACGTCCAGACTGACCGTGTGATCCGAGATTCCGGCCTGCGGCAGATGTACGAGGAAGAGAAGGGCGAGAAAGGCCAAGCTAGAGTAGAAAACTTGGAAGAGCTGGTCACGGCTACCCGCCAGTTTAGCTTTCAGGATGAGGATATGAATCTGACGCCGCTGCAGGCGTTTTTATCCCACGCCGCCCTTGAGGCGGGAGAAGGGCAGGCCGACGCCTATCAGGACGCAGTACAGCTGATGACGCTTCACTCCGCGAAAGGCCTAGAGTTCCAACAGGTGTTTATCGTTGGTATGGAAGAGGGTATGTTCCCTAGCCAAATGTCGCTGGACGAAGGCGGGCGTTTGGAGGAAGAGCGCCGCTTGGCCTATGTCGGCGTGACGCGGGCAATGCAGAAGCTGACGCTGACCTACGCTGAAACGCGCCGTCTGTACGGCAAAGAGGTGTATCATCGCCCGTCGCGCTTTGTCGGCGAGCTGCCGCAGGAGTGTATAGAAGAGGTCAGGCTGCGCGCCAGCGTGTCTCGCCCGGTTAGCCATAGCCGTATGGGGACGCCTATCAGCCAAAACGACAGCGGCTACCGTCTCGGGCAGAGAGTGAGCCATCCTAAGTTCGGCGAGGGTACTATCATCAATCTGGAGGGTAGCGGTGAGCATGCTCGCCTACAGATAGCCTTTCAGGGGGAAGGTATCAAATGGCTAGTGGCCTCCTACGCCCGTCTTGAAACGCTTTAA
- the yigB gene encoding 5-amino-6-(5-phospho-D-ribitylamino)uracil phosphatase YigB, whose protein sequence is MRIYRPLGPIKAMTFDLDDTLYDNRPVIERTETEVIQFMQQHFPRVASLDRAGFNRIRSELLEREPDIYHDVSEWRRRAFEATLLTHGYSSSEAEDGAALTMEHFSYWRSRIEVPEATHTTLSLLATRFPLVAVTNGNANPQMFGLSDYFQMVLRAGPDGRAKPFGDMYLNAARRINVAPEYILHVGDDLTTDVAGAVRHGLQACWINDRDKSLTQVSDARLLPHIEISRLDSLCRLV, encoded by the coding sequence ATGCGCATTTACCGACCGCTTGGTCCGATTAAGGCCATGACGTTCGATTTGGACGACACGCTGTACGATAACCGCCCGGTAATAGAGCGGACGGAGACGGAAGTCATTCAGTTTATGCAGCAGCATTTTCCTCGCGTTGCGTCGCTTGATAGGGCCGGTTTTAACCGCATTCGCAGCGAGCTTCTGGAGCGCGAGCCGGATATCTATCACGACGTTAGCGAGTGGCGACGGCGGGCATTTGAGGCGACACTGCTGACACACGGCTACAGTTCAAGCGAAGCCGAAGACGGTGCGGCGCTGACCATGGAGCACTTCAGCTACTGGCGCAGTCGCATCGAAGTCCCGGAGGCTACACATACTACGCTGAGCCTGCTGGCGACGCGCTTTCCTCTGGTGGCGGTGACTAACGGCAACGCTAATCCGCAAATGTTTGGGCTGAGCGACTATTTTCAAATGGTGCTGCGCGCCGGGCCGGACGGCAGAGCCAAACCGTTTGGTGATATGTATTTAAACGCCGCCCGCAGGATAAACGTTGCGCCGGAGTATATTCTGCATGTGGGGGACGACCTGACCACCGACGTGGCTGGCGCGGTGCGCCACGGCCTTCAGGCCTGCTGGATCAACGATCGCGATAAAAGCCTGACGCAGGTGTCGGACGCGCGTTTATTACCCCATATTGAAATTTCTCGATTGGATTCACTGTGTCGGTTGGTATAA
- the xerC gene encoding tyrosine recombinase XerC: MTGSDERAFPATLQEPVDAFLRYLRVERRLSPHTLFSYQRQLQAIMGFMVDSGTTEWKNLDAAGVRSLVTRSKRAGLESSSLAQRLSALRRCLDWQVSRGELDANPAKGVSAPKQGRHLPKNLDVDEVDHLLDINFNDPLSVRDRAMLELMYSAGLRLSELVGLDCRHVNLDAGELRVLGKGNKERKLPIGRVALEWLNRWLPMREFYEPSDDALFLSKLGRRITGRGVEKRFAMWGVKQGVSSHVHPHKLRHSFATHMLESSGDLRAVQELLGHASLSTTQIYTHLDFQHLSSVYDAAHPRAKRGKS; this comes from the coding sequence ATGACAGGGAGCGACGAGCGCGCTTTTCCCGCCACGCTTCAGGAGCCGGTTGACGCCTTTCTGCGCTATCTCCGCGTTGAACGGCGGCTAAGCCCTCACACGCTTTTCAGCTATCAGCGCCAGCTACAGGCCATCATGGGATTCATGGTGGATTCCGGCACTACCGAATGGAAAAACCTAGACGCAGCCGGCGTGCGCTCTTTAGTGACGCGCAGCAAGCGAGCCGGCCTTGAGTCTTCCAGCCTCGCGCAGCGCCTGTCCGCTCTGCGTCGCTGTCTGGACTGGCAGGTTAGCCGCGGTGAGCTTGATGCCAATCCGGCAAAAGGCGTTTCGGCGCCGAAGCAGGGGCGGCACCTGCCAAAGAACTTGGACGTCGACGAAGTTGACCACCTGCTGGACATTAACTTTAACGATCCGCTGTCGGTTCGCGACAGAGCGATGCTGGAGCTGATGTACAGCGCCGGTTTGCGTCTGTCTGAGCTGGTTGGCCTCGACTGCCGTCACGTGAATCTGGACGCGGGTGAACTGCGGGTGTTAGGTAAAGGCAATAAAGAGCGCAAGCTGCCCATTGGCCGAGTTGCTCTTGAGTGGCTAAACCGCTGGCTGCCAATGCGCGAGTTTTACGAACCGTCGGACGACGCGCTGTTTTTATCCAAGCTGGGCCGTAGAATTACCGGGCGCGGTGTGGAAAAGCGCTTCGCGATGTGGGGTGTCAAGCAGGGTGTTAGTAGTCATGTGCACCCTCACAAGCTTCGGCACTCTTTTGCCACCCACATGCTGGAGTCTAGCGGCGATCTGCGTGCCGTTCAGGAGCTGCTTGGTCACGCCAGTTTGTCTACTACGCAGATTTATACACACTTGGATTTTCAGCACCTGAGCTCTGTGTATGATGCTGCTCATCCAAGAGCGAAAAGAGGGAAATCCTGA
- a CDS encoding DUF484 domain-containing protein, with amino-acid sequence MSEQAENGESTLVALSDEQVSQYLLNNPEFFIRNARQVEQMRVPHPVRDSVSLVEWQLGRQRNHIQQLEEEITLLMEQASANEALFNRLINLQCDLVQSDSLQDLLDRLQKWARSLGLVGATLRLFNEKWRLEAPSDFTHLALPRQSFEPLRIQRFGDQNQYLGPLNGPEILLLMPDAKMVGSVAISMLGKRGDLGMVIFISRDPQHYQKGMGTLLLENLSLLLPGLLAHWIEPK; translated from the coding sequence ATGAGCGAACAGGCTGAAAACGGCGAATCAACACTTGTTGCATTAAGCGATGAGCAGGTAAGCCAGTATTTGTTGAATAATCCGGAGTTTTTTATTCGCAACGCGCGTCAGGTTGAACAGATGCGTGTTCCTCACCCCGTTAGGGACAGCGTATCGCTGGTGGAGTGGCAGCTAGGACGCCAGCGAAATCACATTCAGCAGCTAGAGGAAGAGATCACTCTGCTGATGGAACAGGCTTCGGCTAACGAGGCGCTGTTTAATCGCCTGATTAATCTCCAGTGTGATTTGGTGCAGTCCGACAGCCTTCAGGATTTGCTAGACCGCCTGCAAAAATGGGCACGTTCTTTGGGGCTGGTAGGCGCGACGCTCCGCCTGTTTAACGAAAAATGGCGCCTTGAGGCTCCCTCCGACTTTACCCATCTGGCTCTGCCACGTCAGTCTTTTGAGCCGCTGCGCATTCAGCGATTCGGCGATCAGAATCAATATCTTGGTCCGCTTAACGGCCCTGAAATTTTATTGTTGATGCCGGATGCCAAAATGGTGGGCTCCGTGGCGATTTCCATGCTGGGCAAGCGCGGCGATCTGGGCATGGTGATCTTTATTAGCCGAGATCCTCAGCACTACCAAAAGGGTATGGGGACGCTGCTGTTGGAAAACCTGAGCCTGCTACTGCCTGGTCTGCTGGCGCACTGGATTGAGCCAAAATGA
- the lysA gene encoding diaminopimelate decarboxylase: protein MDYFNYKDGQLFAEDVSVASLAERFGTPLYVYSRATIERHWRAFDDALEGHPHLVCYAIKANSNLAFLNLLARLGSGFDIVSQGELERVLAAGGEAAKVVFSGVAKSEGEIRRALEVGIRCFNVESVPELHRINQIAGEMGVKAPVSLRINPDVDAKTHPYISTGLKENKFGISYQTARDVYRLANDMPNLEVRGVDCHIGSQLTELSPFLDAADRLLLLLDQLEEDGIHIHHLDLGGGLGVRYDDETPPEPKEYASALLAKLAHRKDLELCFEPGRAIAANAGIMVTTVEYLKTQDDHHFAIVDAGMNDLIRPALYEAWMKIIPVVEHPQGQRQSYDVVGPVCETSDFLGKKRDLTLNQGDLLVVRSAGAYGFTMSSNYNTRCRPAEVMVDGSQVYLVRERERFEDLWRGEHLIK, encoded by the coding sequence ATGGACTACTTTAACTACAAAGACGGGCAGCTGTTTGCGGAAGACGTTTCGGTCGCCTCGCTTGCGGAACGCTTTGGTACACCGCTTTACGTTTATTCCCGGGCGACAATCGAGCGTCACTGGCGAGCGTTTGATGATGCGCTAGAGGGGCATCCTCATCTGGTTTGCTACGCGATTAAGGCGAACAGCAACCTGGCGTTTTTAAACCTGCTGGCGCGTCTGGGGTCCGGCTTTGATATTGTGTCTCAGGGCGAGCTTGAGCGCGTGCTGGCCGCCGGTGGCGAGGCAGCAAAAGTAGTCTTTTCCGGCGTAGCAAAATCCGAAGGGGAAATTCGTCGGGCGCTAGAAGTAGGGATCCGCTGCTTCAACGTTGAGTCTGTACCGGAGCTTCATCGCATCAACCAGATTGCTGGAGAAATGGGCGTTAAGGCTCCCGTTTCTTTGCGTATCAATCCGGACGTAGACGCGAAAACGCACCCCTATATTTCTACCGGACTGAAAGAAAACAAATTCGGCATCAGCTACCAAACGGCGCGTGACGTTTACCGTCTGGCTAACGACATGCCGAACCTTGAAGTTCGCGGCGTCGATTGCCATATCGGTTCACAGCTGACGGAGCTTTCACCTTTCCTGGACGCTGCTGACCGACTGCTTCTGCTGCTGGATCAGCTGGAAGAAGACGGCATTCATATCCATCATCTAGATTTGGGTGGTGGTCTGGGCGTGCGTTACGACGACGAAACGCCGCCGGAGCCTAAAGAGTATGCTTCTGCTCTGCTGGCGAAGCTGGCTCATCGAAAAGATTTGGAGCTATGCTTTGAGCCCGGGCGCGCGATTGCGGCCAACGCAGGCATTATGGTCACGACGGTAGAGTATCTGAAGACACAGGACGACCATCACTTTGCTATCGTTGATGCAGGCATGAATGACCTGATTCGTCCGGCGCTGTACGAGGCGTGGATGAAAATTATCCCTGTGGTTGAGCACCCTCAGGGGCAGCGCCAGAGCTATGACGTCGTCGGGCCGGTGTGTGAAACCAGCGACTTCCTTGGCAAAAAGCGCGATCTTACGCTAAATCAGGGCGATCTACTGGTAGTAAGAAGCGCGGGCGCCTATGGTTTTACTATGAGCTCGAACTATAACACCCGCTGTCGCCCGGCAGAGGTGATGGTTGACGGTAGTCAGGTTTATCTGGTTCGCGAGCGTGAGCGCTTTGAGGACCTGTGGCGCGGTGAACACCTGATCAAATAA
- the lptM gene encoding LPS translocon maturation chaperone LptM yields MNKSINKTLRCSLVVLATLWLGGCGLKGPLYMPPDEPTQDIMIPDRDVSQAVSEGDTSSSTTGTTVN; encoded by the coding sequence ATGAATAAAAGCATCAATAAAACGTTACGCTGCTCACTCGTCGTGCTGGCGACTCTTTGGCTTGGCGGATGCGGCCTGAAAGGGCCTCTCTACATGCCGCCTGACGAGCCGACTCAGGACATTATGATTCCCGATCGGGACGTTTCTCAGGCCGTTAGCGAAGGCGATACGAGCTCAAGCACCACGGGAACGACAGTAAACTAA
- the cyaY gene encoding iron donor protein CyaY — MNDTEFHRLADALFHHVEESLDNFDGDADIDYEINGGVMSLSFDNGSKIIINKQEAMHQVWLATKSGGYHFDYRDGQWLCDRSGSLFFVLLSQAATEQAGETVEITE; from the coding sequence ATGAACGACACTGAGTTTCATCGACTAGCCGATGCGCTTTTTCATCACGTTGAGGAATCCCTTGATAATTTTGACGGCGATGCCGACATTGATTATGAAATCAACGGTGGAGTGATGTCACTGTCTTTTGACAACGGCAGCAAAATTATCATTAATAAACAGGAAGCTATGCACCAAGTCTGGCTGGCAACCAAGAGCGGCGGCTACCACTTTGACTACCGCGATGGTCAGTGGCTGTGCGACCGCAGCGGCAGCTTGTTCTTCGTTCTTCTGTCTCAGGCGGCTACAGAGCAGGCCGGCGAGACGGTCGAAATCACTGAATAG
- a CDS encoding reverse transcriptase family protein produces MRRANALSTFSRLRDRLYRIVAADAFFKHQWDKEPTLDATRACLLALELIGRSDWSADREIRCLYALSNRSERHYRKIVLTKRDGGSRVLHAPGFLLKTVQRNVVKNVLSHFPVSPFATAYRPGSSTLCNASPHVGRKQILKLDIEKFFDNIRFTQVYRLFNKTELPAGAVTLLTHLCCYRDALPQGAPTSPALSNLIMARFDDLLGIWCKERDIAYTRYCDDMTFSGDFDAHQVTNKVRGLLNDMGFTLNSRKSRRIARGSQQTVTGIVVNHRPQLPSEFRRALRQEVYFCQKFGIASHLERIGSSETPLRYLQSLLGKIAYLLQINPDDAEFQRAKAAIGQLLKAETSLSYRAD; encoded by the coding sequence GTGCGACGCGCTAACGCGCTGAGTACGTTTTCACGCCTTAGGGATCGGCTTTATCGTATTGTCGCCGCAGACGCCTTCTTTAAGCATCAATGGGACAAGGAACCGACATTGGACGCGACCCGTGCCTGCCTGCTAGCGCTAGAGTTAATTGGCCGCTCCGACTGGAGTGCAGACAGAGAAATTCGCTGCCTGTATGCCCTCAGCAACCGCAGCGAGCGCCACTATCGCAAAATCGTTCTGACTAAGCGCGACGGCGGTTCTCGCGTTTTACACGCCCCCGGTTTTCTGCTGAAAACCGTGCAGCGCAACGTCGTTAAAAACGTCCTTTCTCACTTTCCCGTTTCCCCTTTTGCCACTGCTTACAGGCCGGGGAGCTCAACGCTTTGCAATGCCTCTCCTCACGTAGGGCGCAAGCAAATTTTAAAGCTCGATATCGAAAAGTTCTTCGACAACATCCGGTTTACTCAGGTTTATCGCCTATTCAACAAAACCGAACTGCCTGCGGGAGCCGTAACGCTGTTAACCCATCTTTGCTGCTACCGTGACGCCTTGCCACAGGGCGCTCCCACGTCGCCTGCGTTATCAAACCTCATCATGGCGCGCTTTGACGACCTGCTGGGAATCTGGTGCAAAGAGAGGGACATCGCCTACACTCGCTACTGCGACGACATGACGTTTTCTGGTGACTTTGACGCTCACCAAGTAACCAATAAAGTCCGCGGGCTGCTTAACGACATGGGGTTTACGCTTAACTCTCGCAAAAGCCGCCGGATCGCCCGAGGTAGCCAGCAGACAGTAACCGGCATCGTCGTTAACCACCGACCACAGCTTCCCTCTGAGTTTCGCCGGGCGCTTCGACAAGAGGTTTATTTTTGTCAGAAGTTCGGCATCGCCTCTCATCTAGAGCGAATTGGCTCATCTGAAACGCCGCTGCGCTATCTGCAATCGCTGCTGGGAAAAATCGCCTATCTCTTGCAGATAAATCCTGACGATGCTGAATTTCAAAGGGCAAAAGCCGCAATTGGTCAGTTGCTCAAAGCAGAAACGAGTTTATCTTACCGCGCGGATTAA